A window of Diabrotica virgifera virgifera chromosome 9, PGI_DIABVI_V3a contains these coding sequences:
- the LOC126891456 gene encoding matrix metalloproteinase-18-like, with the protein MEVFLICVLLLRFIAATDAFSEDDAMKFLQRYGYIDNNSIADFNTTLLHFQEQYNLYVDGTLNDETISLMQKPRCQTGENDYSLKGKWYKHNLRWYFPQANHVKDIIQLVERALKMWEDASNLHFTRVTVPVPKPDITITAVKRKHYFRSNCMGNQKCGIQFDGPGGKLAHSYFPIDNDTCVEIHLDLDEKCSYNLNDTDYDFTNLFMVILHEIGHSLGLLHSNDESAIMYPWYHNKVRNISQDDISGLEALYGRKSTDAYIPTQTSAPTRSTSHISRVHTTRSRPRPNEIIPQQSTKATPHFCAIEYPYILFLAYDPQFKNHHMYIIHEGFVWKNDLNGHMVPNNPEHLSTYLPKQIRNISHVFQNIAGNLIVASNNTMYSVSFPSITISRDIPLFVLPPHAEINVVFQTHTGKTYIWYDNTSFIIYSSFVIIESTGRFIECEVINTSVQFRIILLKFRV; encoded by the coding sequence ATGGAGGTGTTTTTAATATGTGTTCTACTTCTACGTTTCATAGCAGCAACAGACGCCTTTTCCGAAGACGATGCTATGAAGTTTCTTCAACGATATGGATATATAGATAACAATTCTATAGCAGATTTCAATACAACGCTCCTACATTTCCAAGAACAATATAATTTATATGTGGATGGTACACTAAACGATGAAACCATATCATTAATGCAAAAACCTCGATGTCAAACTGGCGAAAACGATTACTCTCTTAAGGGAAAATGGTATAAACATAATCTAAGATGGTATTTTCCCCAGGCGAATCATGTGAAAGATATAATTCAATTAGTTGAACGAGCCTTGAAAATGTGGGAAGATGCTTCAAATTTGCATTTTACTAGAGTGACTGTTCCTGTTCCGAAACCAGATATCACTATAACAGCAGTTAAAAGAAAACATTATTTTCGCTCCAACTGTATGGGGAACCAAAAGTGTGGAATTCAGTTTGATGGTCCTGGTGGAAAATTAGCACATTCTTATTTTCCCATCGATAATGATACTTGCGTAGAAATACATTTAGACTTGGATGAAAAATGTAGTTATAATTTGAATGATACAGATTATGATTTCACCAATCTTTTTATGGTTATTCTTCATGAAATCGGTCACAGTTTAGGATTATTACACAGTAACGATGAGTCTGCTATAATGTATCCATGGTACCATAATAAAGTACGAAATATTAGTCAAGATGATATTAGTGGCTTAGAGGCTTTATACGGACGCAAAAGTACAGATGCATATATCCCTACACAAACTAGTGCACCAACACGGTCAACGTCGCATATATCGAGGGTGCATACTACAAGATCCCGTCCTAGACCAAACGAGATTATACCTCAACAATCAACGAAAGCTACACCACATTTTTGTGCTATTGAATATCCCTATATTCTCTTTCTAGCATATGATCCTCAGTTTAAAAACCATCATATGTATATAATACATGAAGGATTTGTGTGGAAAAATGATCTAAATGGACATATGGTACCAAATAATCCAGAGCATTTGAGTACTTATTTACCTAAACAAATAAGAAATATCTCGCATGTGTTTCAGAATATAGCTGGGAACTTAATTGTAGCATCAAATAACACTATGTACTCTGTATCATTTCCCAGCATAACTATTTCAAGAGATATACCTCTGTTTGTATTACCACCCCATGCTGAGATAAATGTGGTATTTCAGACTCACACCGGAAAAACATATATATGGTATGACAATACATCATTCATCATATACAGTTCGTTCGTGATCATTGAATCGACCGGTCGATTTATCGAGTGCGAAGTAATTAATACCAGTGTCCAATTTCgaataattttgttaaaatttcgAGTGTAg
- the LOC126891455 gene encoding uncharacterized protein LOC126891455, with protein MRYAKTIGEKQHLESQMRQVKTLRNQLKAEQKKGAGLNTRPETAYKRVQWDDSISAFNSRIRTGVISNLKHKDPGSFLVDCKALFKRRIHNALKQNEAVKVNMVFGGEFQVASGDKVLNDTKYFTTSNSPIYRDTNLDEWFEKKVVEPISRDLEEFQERDSGWALKAVVNLGVNINKFTPQLGSSYIELPPQIKTKQACINVKNDDEACFAWAIISALYPTTKNVDLMTSYPHYSSILKLKGIQWPMTIKQIPNFEKQNNMSINVYILKKEKENYTTLPTFLTKNKKDKHVNLLLVQDTYDEQGPIRYHYVWIKNLSRLLSNQLSKDKGTKYFCDSCLHYFITKEKLNVHKACCKGRSDVNCDRCLQTFSSSTQLEAHTNDCVRINETAIKMPEQSRKMLRFKNFWNKIKAPFTVYADLESALKRTGDPKKHQEHIPVAVGYFFKCSYDDTLSFYSSYRGKDCMKWFADELNQLAVNVSTVFMCPYDIDMTSQQESDFHAATHCHICEQRFSLDDKKVRDHNHLTPEHNYRGAAHEGCNINYKDAHTIPVIFHNLSGYAAHFIVNDIATHIKGPVDLLPITKEKYISFTKHLNDARIKFRFIDSFRFLASSLDKLSSYLTEYPNLRSQYTSLPEENFHLLTKKGIMPYDYIDSFIKFTETSLPPIESFYNKLDDKPCPRRHYHRAQDVWSSFSCSTLGDYVDLYMKTDILLLADVFEQFRTSCLKTYNLDPANYFTLPGFTWDAMLKHTKQELELLTDPDMFLFVERGIRGGLSQVCSKRRVHANNKYMTSYDPSKPDSYLMYFDVNNQYGWAMSQFLPYGGFEWVDANIDVLSIPDDASEGYFLEVDLAYPQHIHDRHKDLPFCPQSLNSKTMLPPKRPREQTKLMATLHDKERYVIHYRALKQALAHGLVLKKIHRVLKFKQSPWLKSYIDLNTNLRKAAKNELEKNLFKLMNNAVFGKTMENVRKRVDIKLLTEWEGRYGAEARISSPLFKNVTIFNENLVAVEMRRAEIWLDKPIYVGMSILDLAKTTIYDFHYGYLNRRFGENFTTCYTDTDSVIVEIREKDPYEAMKTDCHRHFDTSDYPKDNIYGIPQVNKKVLGMMKDENNGCIMTDYIGLRSKLYTIKVAITDNDIKKLKGKLIDQEYEDDEIEILIKNYGVTKKAKGVKKSVVNTKITFEDYVECLDNFTTKTASQNLIRSDKHHVYTITQSKIALSPNDDKRNHLPESYDTLPWGHYLVDNLELDVD; from the coding sequence ATGAGATATGCCAAGACGATTGGTGAAAAGCAGCACCTCGAATCCCAGATGCGGCAGGTGAAAACGTTAAGAAACCAACTAAAAGCCGAACAGAAGAAGGGGGCGGGACTTAACACTCGACCGGAGACTGCTTACAAAAGGGTACAATGGGATGACTCTATATCTGCATTTAATTCAAGAATTAGAACTGGAGTCATCTCAAACCTTAAACACAAGGACCCGGGTAGTTTCCTGGTAGATTGCAAAGCCCTATTCAAACGTAGAATTCATAACGCTCTTAAGCAAAATGAGGCAGTAAAGGTGAATATGGTATTTGGTGGAGAATTTCAAGTAGCCAGCGGAGATAAGGTCCTTAATGATACCAAGTATTTCACTACTTCAAACTCCCCCATCTATAGAGATACGAATCTTGATGAATGGTTTGAGAAAAAAGTAGTGGAGCCCATCTCCAGAGACTTGGAAGAATTCCAAGAACGCGATTCTGGATGGGCTCTAAAGGCAGTTGTTAACCTGGGAGTCAACATTAACAAATTTACACCGCAGCTTGGCTCCTCATACATTGAACTTCCCCctcagataaaaacaaaacaggCATGCATTAATGTTAAGAACGATGACGAGGCATGCTTTGCATGGGCTATCATATCGGCATTATACCCTACAACTAAAAATGTCGATTTAATGACATCTTACCCGCACTACTCGAGCATATTAAAACTTAAAGGTATTCAGTGGCCTATGACCATCAAACAGATTCCGAATTTTGAAAAGCAGAATAATATGTCGATCAACGTATACATTTTGAAAAAGGAGAAGGAAAACTATACGACCCTCCCAACCTTCCTAACAAAGAACAAGAAAGATAAACATGTGAATCTTCTTCTTGTTCAAGATACATATGATGAGCAAGGTCCGATTAGATATCATTACGTTTGGATAAAAAATCTATCCCGTCTGCTTTCCAACCAATTAAGTAAAGATAAGGGAACAAAGTATTTCTGCGATAGttgtttacattattttattactaaggaAAAGCTAAATGTTCATAAGGCATGCTGCAAAGGGCGATCAGATGTTAACTGTGATAGGTGTTTACAAACATTTTCATCGTCTACACAGCTAGAAGCCCACACCAACGATTGTGTAAGAATAAATGAAACAGCCATCAAAATGCCAGAACAAAGTCGTAAAATGCTAAGATTTAAGAATTTCTGGAATAAGATTAAAGCCCCCTTTACCGTTTACGCAGATCTCGAAAGTGCTCTAAAACGTACAGGAGATCCTAAGAAACATCAGGAACACATTCCTGTAGCAGTTGGGTATTTTTTCAAATGTTCATATGATGATACCCTATCGTTTTATAGCTCATATCGAGGAAAGGATTGTATGAAGTGGTTCGCAGATGAACTTAATCAGCTTGCTGTGAATGTTTCTACAGTGTTTATGTGCCCATATGATATAGATATGACATCTCAGCAAGAGAGTGATTTTCATGCAGCCACTCATTGCCATATCTGCGAGCAGCGCTTCTCCCTCGATGATAAGAAAGTGCGGGACCACAACCACCTCACTCCAGAACATAACTACAGAGGGGCTGCCCATGAAGGGTGTAACATTAATTATAAAGATGCTCACACTATCCCAGTGATATTTCATAACCTTAGTGGATATGCCGCCCACTTTATTGTTAATGATATTGCTACACACATCAAAGGTCCCGTAGATCTTCTTCCTATTACTAAGGAGAAATATATCTCTTTTACGAAACACCTCAATGATGCTCGAATTAAATTCCGTTTTATCGATAGTTTTCGATTTTTGGCGTCTTCTCTCGATAAGCTCTCTTCTTATTTGACCGAATATCCTAATCTCCGCTCTCAATATACTTCGCTTCCTGAGGAGAATTTTCATCTTTTAACTAAGAAAGGAATCATGCCATATGATTATATTGATTCTTTTATAAAATTTACTGAAACGTCTCTACCTCCTATTGagtctttttataataaacttgACGATAAACCATGTCCCCGTCGGCATTATCATAGAGCCCAAGATGTCTGGTCTTCATTCTCCTGTTCCACTCTCGGGGATTATGTCGATTTATACATGAAAAcggacattcttcttcttgcagaCGTCTTTGAGCAATTTCGAACCAGTTGTCTCAAAACATATAATCTTGACCCAGCTAATTACTTTACTCTTCCCGGCTTCACGTGGGATGCAATGCTTAAGCACACAAAACAGGAACTGGAGCTTTTAACAGATCCAGATATGTTTCTGTTTGTGGAGCGTGGTATTCGTGGTGGTTTGAGTCAAGTTTGCTCGAAACGCCGCGTCCACGCTAATAACAAGTATATGACATCTTACGATCCATCGAAGCCCGACTCATATCTGATGTATTTCGATGTCAATAATCAATATGGCTGGGCAATGTCTCAATTCCTTCCATATGGAGGCTTCGAATGGGTCGATGCCAACATTGATGTCCTGTCCATACCTGACGATGCTTCTGAAGGGTACTTTCTCGAGGTCGATCTGGCGTACCCCCAACATATCCACGATCGTCATAAAGATCTTCCGTTTTGCCCCCAATCATTGAACTCTAAAACTATGCTTCCCCCTAAACGACCGCGAGAGCAAACCAAATTAATGGCTACCCTTCATGATAAAGAAAGATACGTAATTCATTACAGGGCCTTGAAGCAAGCGCTAGCTCACGGATTGGTGCTCAAAAAGATTCACCGAGTCCTGAAATTTAAGCAGTCTCCTTGGTTAAAGTCATACATTGACTTGAATACAAATCTCCGGAAGGCAGCGAAAAATGAATTAGagaaaaatcttttcaaacttaTGAACAATGCTGTGTTCGGCAAGACCATGGAAAATGTACGCAAGCGCGTTGATATTAAATTGCTTACTGAATGGGAGGGTCGTTACGGAGCTGAAGCTCGAATAAGCAGTCCATTGTTTAAGAATGTTACTATTTTTAACGAAAATTTGGTAGCTGTCGAGATGCGTAGAGCGGAAATATGGTTAGATAAACCAATATATGTGGGCATGAGTATACTGGATTTGGCTAAAACTACGATATACGATTTTCACTATGGGTATTTAAATAGAAGGTTTGGTGAGAACTTTACGACCTGCTATACAGATACCGATAGTGTGATCGTGGAGATACGGGAAAAAGATCCCTATGAAGCTATGAAAACAGACTGTCATCGGCACTTTGACACGTCTGACTATCCTAAAGACAATATTTATGGCATTCCCCAGGTTAACAAGAAGGTGTTGGGTATGATGAAGGATGAGAATAATGGCTGCATTATGACTGACTACATAGGGCTCCGATCTAAATTATACACGATAAAAGTAGCTATCACAGATAATGACATCAAAAAACTGAAGGGGAAGTTAATAGATCAGGAGTATGAGGACGATGAGATTGAGATACTTATTAAAAATTATGGTGTGACAAAGAAGGCGAAGGGGGTTAAGAAATCTGTTGTAAACACTAAAATTACCTTCGAAGACTACGTCGAGTGTTTAGATAACTTTACAACTAAGACAGCCTCACAGAATCTAATACGCTCAGATAAGCACCATGTTTATACCATAACACAAAGCAAGATTGCGCTCAGCCCTAATGATGATAAAAGAAATCACCTTCCGGAGTCTTATGACACGCTTCCCTGGGGGCATTATTTAGTTGATAATCTTGAGCTGGACGTTGATTAG
- the LOC126891694 gene encoding uncharacterized protein LOC126891694, giving the protein MEKIELFRGPSAFRKIKQLNVNDIHINQWMTNTKVTCYILYVSGVPASFALLSKRDFDPLGKHDVPRVLDYVYTLPNHRRRGYACKLIHHIKKNNEFTTFCSNDESERLFFKCKCINHGLMNYNVMFRYP; this is encoded by the coding sequence atggaaaaaattgagttGTTCAGAGGTCCAAGCGCATTCAGAAAAATTAAGCAGTTAAATGTAAATGACATACATATTAATCAATGGATGACAAACACAAAAGTTACTTGCTATATCCTTTATGTCAGCGGAGTACCAGCATCATTTGCACTATTATCAAAACGTGACTTTGATCCACTCGGAAAACACGATGTACCAAGAGTATTAGATTACGTATACACTTTACCTAACCATCGGAGAAGAGGATATGCATGCAAACTTATACATCacataaagaaaaataatgaattcacaACATTTTGCTCCAACGATGAATCTGAACggcttttttttaaatgtaaatgTATTAATCATGGATTAATGAATTATAATGTAATGTTTAGATATCCATAA